The DNA window GCCGGTGATGTCGCCATATTTGTCGAAGGCGACCGGGCCGATGACGCCTTCATAGCGGATCGGCTTGCCGTCCTTGATCAGGCCGAGCGCCTTGGCGAACTCTTCCTTGCCGGCAAAGATCGGCGTGCCGGCCGGATCGACTGCCTTGTACATCGCGTCCTTGATCTTGGCCGGATCCTCCGAACCGGCAATGGCGATGGCGAGACCGACAATCGCGCCGGCGTCATAGGAACGGTCGGCTGCCGGATTGGTCGGTTCGATACCGGAGAATTCCTTGTAATTCTTGGTGAAATACTCCGTCGACGCCGTCGGGCTGGTGCCCGACGACGTACCGTAGGCTTCCTTCAGATAATCGGCGCCGACGGATTCGATGAAGTCCGGGCTGTTCATGCCGTCGTTGAGCAGGAATTTCTGCACGCCACCCTGCGAAATCCAGGTGCGGGCAACCGTGGCGCCGTCGACCGGCGTGCTGACGAGATAGAGCCCGTCCGGTTCGCCAGCCATCGCCGCCGTGACTTCCGAGGCATAGCTCGACTGCTTTTCATTGTAAGGCGTGTCGGAGACGATGGTGCCGCCGAGCGCTTTGTAGGCGCGCGAGAATTCCGCCACCATGTTGACGCCGAAATCGTTGTTGACGTGGATGATCGACAATTTCTTGAAGCCCTTGTCGATGGCGTATTTGGCGGCGGCGACGCCCTGCAGCGCATCGGAGGTGATGGTGCGGAAGAAGATGCCGTTGGTCTTGCCGTCGCGGCCGAGCGCGGTCAGCGTCGGCGAGGACGAAGCCGGCGAGACCTGGACGATCTTGGCGGGTGCCGTGACCGAGGTCAGGATCGGGATCGACACTGACGAGATGATGCCGCCGATGATGACCGGCACCTTCTTGACCTGAACCAGCTGGGTCGCGGCGTCCACCGCGATGTTGCCCTGGCTCTGGCTGTCGCGCGTGTCGGTGACGAGATCGCAGCCGCGCACACCGCCGGCGTCGTTGATGTCGCGGAAGGCCATCTCGACCGACTTGGCGCCGGCCTGGCCGTATTCGCCGGCCGGGCCGGTCAGTTCCATGACGAGGCCGACGGTGATCTTGCAGTCGGCGGCTTGCGCGGCACCCGCCAGCGTGACGAGGGCAAGTGCTGTGGTGAGTTGGAGTATCGTCTTTGTCATTGTTGTTCCCCTTTCGTTACTCGACTGTATTTTGAATTCTGTGGCCTGTTCAGAGTTCCGGCACCTGCAGCCAGGTCTCATGCAGATGTCGCCATTCGACGCCGTTGGGCGCCGATGAACTGGTGGTGAAGACGGCACTCGACTGACGACGGCTGTGCTTGCCCGCGCGCAGCTGCGCCTCGACATAAAGGACGACGATGGTATCGGCGTCCTGCCAGCCGGGCCGGATGTCCTCGATCGAAATGGCAAAACCGTCGTCGCAAGAGGCGCGGCTTGAGCGGACATGGTCGACGACCGCTTCGCGATCGAGGACCTGCCCGTCCGGCGCCACCATGCTGAGGTCCTTGCCCATGGCGCGTTCGAAGCGGCTGAAGTCCACCGTGTTGGCGCGCGCGGCGACGAACCAGTCGACGAAGAAGCGGTGCAGGTCGATGATTTCGGCGCTGGCGCGTGAAAACAGGGAGGGTTCGCCGCTCATTTCTTCCCCGCATTGAGGTTGTAGTGCATGATCGAACCGTGGCGTCCGTGGCGGTCGCGCTCCAGCGTGTAGACGTCACCCTCGAGGCCGGTGCCTTGCGCGATGACGGCAGCAATCCGCGCCCGGTCCTCGGCGTCGAGCGCAACGTCCATGATTTTCGCATTGGCAATGGCGTGCGCCTGGTTGCGGGCGCCGACGATGACGGCCGCCACTTGCGGCTGCTCCAGCACCCAGGCGCTGGCGATGGTGGCGATGTCGACACCGTGGCGGTCGCCAACGGCCTTCAGCGCCTGAAGCAGGTGCTGGAACAGGTCCCAGCCGCCGAAATCATCGATGATCAGCTTGTATTTGACCAGTGAACGGTTTTCGAGCGGCGTGGCCGGTTCCGCCACATCAAGCCATTTGTCGCTGAGAAAGCCGCCGGCAACCGAGCCGTAACAGAGGAAGCTGACGCCGTTCTGTTTTGCAAGCGCGGCTAGGCTGTTGCCCGGCCGCTGGTCGAGCACGGAATATTGCAGTTGCTGGCTGACCAGCGGGATGCCGGCGGCGAGGATTTCGGCAAGCCGCGGCGTGTCGAAATTGGTGGTGCCGAGATTGCGCACCTTGCCTTCCAGCCGAAGCTCGTCGAGCCAGCCCATCGCATCGACATAGCGTGGCTGGTCATAGTCCCACCAATGGAACTGCACGAGATCGAGCCGCTCGGTCTTCAGCCGCCGCAGCGACTGATCGACGATGCCCCTGATGTAGTCGCGGCTGATGGTGGCCAGCCGTTCTAGGTCGGGCACCAGCTTGGTGTGCACCTTCATCCGGGTCGCGACGTCGAGGCCGCGCCCGCTGGCCAGCCGCAGGCGCGCGGCGCCGATGAGTTCCTCGACACCGGTGTAGATGTCGGCGCAGTCATAGGTCCAGATGCCGGCATCGAAAGTGGCGATCAGGTCGGCCACCGCTTGGCTGCGGTCGATGGCGCCGTGGCCGCCGGCCAACTGCCAGCCGCCGCGAATGACACGCGAGATGGTGTAGCCGGGGCCGAGTTCGAAGGTCTTGGCGGTCATGTCAGGTCATCCTCCTTCGGCAGCGGCACCGCCGTGGTCTCGGCGTGGCTGAACCGTCGCTTGGCCACCCTGACGATCCGCAGCCGGCTGGCGCAATTGGGATCGGGACAAGCGATCTCGGCGTCCGAGGTCATCCAGTCGTTCGGGTGGGTCGGGCGCTGCTTGGCCGCCAGCAGCGGCAACACGGCGGCGAGCGAATAAATCGAAAAGCCCTGCCCTGCCGGCATCGACAGCATCTCGCCCTTGAGCTCGAAATAGTCGCCGGCCTTCGCGCCGCAATAGATCGGCTTGCCCTCCGGGATGACCACCTCGACGCGAAGATCGAACAGCTCGAAACTGTCGTCGGTCATTTCAGGCCTCCACCAGGCTGAAGGTGATATCGCAGGCGCCGTTTCGCCGGATGACACCGCAAGCGGCGGCGAACTGATCACGCTCTTCGACGCGTACTTGCGCCACCACGCTGCCGGCCAGCCAGCCGATCGGAAACAGCAGCCGCGCGCCCTGCCCGTAATAGAGGCCGATGTCGAAGATCGCATTGGGATTGCCGCCCCACATGCGTGGCGGCACATAGGACAGCACGATATCGCCCGGCTGCGGGTTCAGCGTCGCGTTCTCGGCCGGCAACGGTTTTGCATAGGCCTGGCCCTCGAGATCGGCTGATGGAACCGGACAGGAAATCTCAGGCCCTGTCCACATCGCATGGATACCAGGGACGACGCGTGGCGTGCCGAGATAGGCCAAGAGGAAGGCAGCGTTTTCCGGTGCCTTCTCGGGCAGCAACAATGCCGTGACGGAAAGCTTCGAACGCGGCTCGGTGATCCTGATGGCGGTCATGTCTGGTCTTTCGCGGCGGCAGCCTGCAGCTTGCTGCGCAGGAAGGTGAAGGGGCGGCTGATGTCGGCGACCAGCGACTCGCGCGCCGCCTGCGCATCCTGCGTGGACAGCGCCGTGACGATGCGGCGGTGATACTGGGCGGTGTCGACCTCGCCGGCTTCCGAGAAGGCGTAGATGGCGACACGGATGCAGGGACCCGATTGCAGCCACAGGCTCTCGATCATCGGGATCAGCACGGCCGAACCGCAGGAGCGGTAGATTTCGAAGTGAAAGCTCTGGTTGAGCGTCACTTCGCGATCGACGTCCTTCTTGTGTTTCAGCGCCCGCATCTCGTCCCATTCGCCGAGAATGGTCTCTATGGTGGCGATCTGGCGCGGACCCATGCGGGCGGCAGCCAGCGCGATCGCCTCGCCCTCGATCAGGATGCGGGCACGCAAGAGATCATCCAGCCGCTCCAGAGTTATCGGCGGCACGCGCACCGAACGGTTGGGCAACGCCTCCAGCGCCTTTTCGGTGATCAGCCGGCCCAGCGCCTCGCGCACCGGCATGGTCGAGGTGACCAGCGCATCGGCCAAGCCACGGATGGTCAGCACCTGGCTTGGTTCGAACAGCCCGCCGATCAGGGCACGGCGCAGTTCGGAGTAGACGCGGTCCTGCACCGTTTCGCGGCCGACCGGCGCAAGCTGGGCAGCGATCGCCTCGTTGTTCTTTTCGATGGCAGCCTTTTGCATGGAATTCCGTTCGTGGCCGGTTTTCGGCTTGCGGAGGAAATTAAAGCCGAATAGCGTGATCAAAGCAAGTGTGATCACAAATCAATAATCAGGAGACGGCAACGATCGTCTTCGGCCAGAGGGTTTGATGAGCGAGGCAACCAAACGGCAAGGGGAAACCCGCGCGCCGGTTCTGACGGCAAGAAATGTCGTCAGGCGGTTCGGCGGCCTTGTCGCGGTCAACGATGTCTCGTTTGAGGTCAAAGCGGGAGAAATCCTTGGCCTGATCGGCCCCAACGGCGCCGGCAAGACGACGATGTTCGACCTGCTTGCCGGCAGCATCCTGCCAACCAGCGGCGAGATCCTGCTCAACGGCACGGCCGTCTCGGGCGAAGCCGCGCATCTGCGCATCGGTCGTGGCCTTGGCCGCACTTTTCAGATCCCGCGCCCGCTGCCCAATCTGACGCTGATCGAAAACATCATGCTGGCGGCACAGGGCCAGGCCGGCGAAAAGCTGCTCGCCAACTTCGTCACGCCATGGCGGGTGGCGGCGCAGGAGAGAGCCGCCAGGGCAAAAGCGCTCGAACTGCTGCAACTGGTCACCCTCACCCATCTCGCGCATGAGCCGGCGCGCGTGCTTTCCGGCGGCCAGCGCAAGCTGCTCGAACTCGCCCGCGTCATGATGGCCGACCCGGCGATCATCCTGCTCGACGAACCGGCGGCGGGCGTCAACGCAACGCTGCTCGAAGTCATCATCGACCGCATCCGCGACATCAACGCGCGCGGCATCACCTTCCTGCTGATCGAGCACAACATCGACATGGTGACGCGGCTTTGCCATCGCGTCCTCGTCATGGCGAGCGGCCAGTTGCTCAGCGAAGGCACTGCCGAACAGGTCGCTCGCGACCCGCGCGTCATCGAGGCCTATCTCGGAGGCGCCGTATGAGCGAGATCGTTCTCGATGTCCGCGACCTCGAAGCCGGTTACGAGCCCGGCGTGCCGATCGTGCGCGGCGCCTCGATCACCGTCAAAAAGGGCGAGATCGTCGTCGTGCTCGGCCCCAACGGCGCCGGCAAGTCGAGCTTCATCAAGGCCATCGCCGGCCTCGTACCGATCACCGGCGGCACGGTGTTTCTGGACGGCAAGGACATCACCGCCGCACCGGCGCACACGATGGTGCGGCTCGGCCTGGCCTTCGTGCCGCAGACCGAAAACATCTTCCCGCTAATGTCGGTCGAGGACAATCTGAAAGTCGCCTGCGGCATCCTCGAACGGCGCGAGGTCCCCGGCCGCATCGAGGAAATGTACGCAGCCTTTCCCGATCTCATCCGCCAGCGTCGCACCGCCGCCGGCAATTTGTCGGGTGGACAGCGGCAGATGCTCGCCGTCGCCCGCGCCCTGATCGTCCACCCCAAGGTGCTGGTGCTGGACGAGCCCTCGGCCGGCCTGTCGCCGAAATTCGTCTCGATGGTGTTCGAGATGCTGGCAAACATCCGCAAGTCCGGCGTCACCATCCTGTTGGTCGAGCAGAACGCCAAGGCGGCGCTCGCCATCGGCGACCGCGCCTATGTGCTGGTCGAAGGCAAGGACCGGCACGAGGGCATCGCCTCCGAACTGTGGAACGATCCGGTGGTCGCTGAACTCTATCTCGGCCAGCGTCCGCTCAAGTCCGAAGGAGGAAGCGCGGCATGAGCCTGCAATTTGTCGTCGACGGGCTGCTGACGGGTTCGATGATCGGCCTCGGCGCCATCGGCGTGACGCTCACCTATTCGATCCTGCGCTTCTCGAACTTTGCCCACGGTGACTTCATGGCCTGGGGCACCTATGCGACGCTGGCCGTCGTCAGCGCCATCGGCGCGATGGTTGGCAAGGTGGCGCCGATCGCGCCGCTGTCCTTCGGCTGGCCGCTGATTGTCGCCCTGGTCGTCGGCATGGCGTTCACTGCCCTCTTGGCGCTGCTGCTCGACAGAGTGCTGTTTTCGCGGCTGCGCTCGCAAGGCCAGGCGATCATCGTGGTGATGGCGAGCTTCGGCGCCTCGATGGCGCTGAGAAGCCTGCTCGAATTCACCTTCACATCGCGGCCGACCTATTTCAGCCGGGCGATCCAGATCGCCATGCCGGTCGGTTTCGGCATCCGCATCACGCCCGACCAGATCGCGCTTTTGCTGCTGACCGCCGTGCTGGTGCTCGGCGTGCATCTGTTGATGACGCGCACACAGACCGGCCGCTCGATGCAGGCCCTGAGCCAGAACGCGGCACTTGCCCGCATCGTCGGCATCGACGTCGCCAGCGTGGTGCGTGTCACCTGGGTCATCGGTGGGGCGCTGGCCTGCGTCGCCGGCGTGATGATCGGCATTCTGGTGCAGATCCGCCCGTTCATGGGCTTCGACATGCTGTTGCCGATGTTTGCCGCCGCCATTCTCGGCGGCATCGGCAGCATCCCCGGCGCCGTGCTCGGCGGCCTGATCATCGGGCTGGCCGAAGCGGGTGCGGTGCAATTGATCGGCGCTGAATGGCGCGCCGCCGTCTCCTTCATCATCCTGATGGCGGTGCTGTTCGTGCGGCCGATCGGCCTGTTTGGTGTGAGGGAACGCTGATGGACCTGCTCGGCTACGGCGCCTTCTTCCTGACCACCGCGCTGATCTTCTCGCTGGTCACGCTGGGGCTCAATTTGCAGTGGGGCCTGACCGGCCTGTTCAATGTCGGCCTCGCCGGCTTCGTTGCCATCGGTGCCTATACATCCGCGCTGCTTACGACACCGGACGATGCCGCGCGGCTTGGCGGCTTCGGCCTGCCGATCCTTGTCGGCTGGGCGGGCGCCATGGTCGTCGGCGGCATCGCCGCGGCGCTTACCGGCATGGCGACGCTGCGGCTCAGATCCGACTATCTGGCGATCACCACCTTCGGCGTCGCCGTCGTCGTGCAACTGGTCGCGCTCAACGCGCAAAAGCTGACGGGCGGCCCGTTCGGCATCGGTTTCATCCCGCGCCCGTTCGGCAGCCTCGCCGAGACGCCGCTGCTGTTCAACCTCTCGAACCTTGCCGTGGTCTCGGTCGTCACGCTGATCGCCTATCTCGCCTTGGAACATTTGTCGCGTAGCCCGTGGGGACGTGTCTTGAAAGCGTTGCGCGAGGATGAGCGGGCGGCGATCTCGCTCGGCAAGAGCGCGCGTTTCTATCGCGTCCAGGCCTTTGCCGTCGGCGGCGCCATAATGGCACTGGCCGGCGCGCTGCAGGCGCACTTCACCGGCTTCATCGCGCCGGACAATTATTTGCCGATCCTGACCTTCCAGGTCTGGGTGATGCTGATCGTCGGCGGCTCGGGAAGCAATCTCGGCGCCGTCATCGGCAGCATCCTGGTGTGGGCGATATGGGCCGGATCGGGCACGCTGACCAGCATCCTGTTCCCGCCGGAACAGCAGGCTCGCGCCGCCGCACTACAGATCGCCGCCATCGGCGTCATGCTCTGCGTCATCTTGCTGATCCGGCCGAACGGCCTCTTCGGCGACAGGCCGCGGCGGCCCCGCTTCAGCAAGCGGGCGAAGGTCGCTGCGGGCGAGAGCAGTTCCGGCTCATGAATGCCGCGATCCGGCAGGAGGCACAAGGCGCTTCGCTCTGGCATGCCGTCAGCCGCAACCGGCGCGAGCGGCCGGCGCTGCAGAGCGGGCTCGATGTCGACCTGGCCATCGTCGGTGGTGGCTTTTCCGGCCTTTCAACCGCGCTGCACGCTGCCGGGAAAGGCCTTTCCGTCGCCGTTCTCGAAGCCGAATTCATCGCCTGGGGCGCGACCGGCAGGAATGCCGGCTTCGTCGTGCCGAACTTCGCCAAGCTGGATCCGGTCGACATACTGGCCCATCTCGGGCCTTCGCGCGGCGAAAGGCTGATCGATTTCGCCGCCGGCAGCGCCGACCTGGTTTTCCGCCTGATCCGCCAGCACGGCATCGACTGCGACGCCGTGCGGAACGGATGGATCCAGCCGGCGCATTCGCCTGCCGCATTCGAGAAGGTCAAATCACGTGCCGGGCAATGGGCACAGCGTGGCCGGCCGGCCGTCACATTGGATCGGCAGGAAATCGAAGCCCTGACGGGCGTGCCAGGCTATGTCGGTGGCTGGATGGATCGTTCTGGAGGCGTGCTCAATCCGGTCGCCTATGCGCGCGGGCTCGCCGACGCGGCGGAGAAGGCCGGCGCGAAAATCTTCGAGCAGACGCGCGCCACCTCGGTTGATCGCATGGCCGATGGTTGGATGCTGAAGACACCGGCGGGCTCGGTGCGCGCCGGCAAGGTGCTGATCGCCACCAACGCCTATGGCCGGTCCCTCAATCCGACATTGCAGCGAACCTATTTTCCGCTCAAGGTTTTCCAGATCGCGACGGAGCCATTGCCTCGTGAAGTCCGCAGCCGGCTGCTTCCCGGCGGGCAAGGCGTCGGCGACACCAGGCGCAATCTGTTCACCTTCCGCTTCGATGCCGAAAACCGGCTGATCAGCGGCGGCATGCATATACTCGGCGCCGGTGCTGATACGCGCATGCCGCGGACGATCTGGCGGCGGCTTGGCCGGCATCTCGGTCTGCCCGACTTGCCGCCGCTTGCCTGCAGCTGGTCGGGAATGGCAGCGGTCGAGCCCGATTTCCTGCCGCACCTGATCGACCTCGGTCCGGGCCTGATCGCCGGTCGTGCCTGCAATGGACGCGGCATTGCCATGACCACGGCGATGGGCAAGGTGCTCGCCGGGTGGGCCGCTGGAACCGACGCCCGCGACCTGCCGCTGCCCTTCGCGGCGCCGGCGCCGATCCCGTTCCACGCGGTGCTGCGGCACGCACCCAACATGCTGCTGGGCTGGAGCATGCTGCGCGACCAGCTGGACGAGGCGCGATAGGCGGATAGTCAGCCGGCAGCGTCAAGGTTTGCCGACAGCACGGCGGCTGCCATGATGATGTCCTCTTCTATGAACATCCGCGCCGTGACACCGTTGCGCTGCTCCAGCGCGGCGACGATCTTGCGGTGGGCGTCGTTCGACCGCGGAATGTAGCGGTCGGCCTGCATCAGCAGCTTGAGATAAGGTCCTACCCGACCCCAGAGGTCGCGGATCATGTTGAGCAGGATCGGCGCGCCGGCATGCTGGTAGATGGCGAAGTGAAAAGCCTCGTTCAACGAGAGATAGGTTCTGGCATCGCCCGCCTCGATGGCTCGCTGCATGCCGGCGAGCGTCGCCTGTATGTCGACCAGCCCGCTTTCGCTCATCCGCGAGGCAGCCATCTCGCCGGCCAGTCCCTCGACGGCGATGCGGATGCGCGCCAATTCCTCAAAGGCCGACGCGGACAGCAGGGGCACGATGACCGAGCGGTTGTTCTGCATCTCGAGCAGCCGTTCGGCGACAAGCCGCTGCAGCGCCTCGCGGATCGGTGTCGTGGAGATGCCGAACGTCTCGGCGAGCTTGCGGATGACCAGTGTCTGGCCCGGGCTGAAGCCGCCTGAAATCAACTCCTGCTTGAGCGCGCCATAGGCGCGGTCATTCAGGGTTTGATGTTCGAGCTTCAGCATGCGCGGCCCGCTCCGATCACCAGTTCGACAGCGCGCGATCGAGCGTCTCGGCCAGTTGCTCGGCATTGTCCCTGGCAAACGGCAGTGGCGGCCTGATCTTGAGCACATTGCCGCGCGGACCGCAGGACGAGATCAGCACGCCATCCTCACGCATGGCTTCGACGACCGCCGATGTCTTGGTGGCAGCCAGAGCCTCGTCGCCATCCGCCGTCAGCTCGACGCCGAAATAAAGACCGTTGTGCCTGACGTCGGCGACCGCGCCGTGCCGGCCCTGCAGGGCGCGCAGCAGTTCACTCGTATAGGCGCCGACCATGCGCGCATTCTCGATCAGCCCTTCGCCCTCGATCACCTCCAGAACGGCAAGGCCGACGGCGGCAGCGACCGGATTGCCGCCGAATGTGTTGAAGTAGCCGGTGTTCGAACCGAACGAGGCGACAAGCTGCGGCCGCACCAGCACGGCGCCCATCGGATGCCCGTCGCCGATCGGCTTGCCCATCGTGACGATATCGGGCTCGATGCCATAATTGGCGAAGCCCCACATGCCCTGGCCAAGCCGGCCGAAGCCGGACTGGACCTCATCGGCGATGACGATGCCGCCGGCCTTTTTCACATGGTCCGCCGCCTCGCGCATCACCTTCGCATCGGGAAAGAAAATACCGTCGCTGGAAAAAGCCGAGTCGAGAAGCAGCGCTGCCGGCTTGATATTTCTTGCGCGCATGTCCTCGATGGCGGCCGCGACATTTTTCGCGAACTCATGCGCGGCCCGGCCATGGTCGCGGAACGTGTCCGGCGCCGACACGGTCCGATGCTGCGCGGGCACACCCTTTGCCCCGACAGCCGCCGGTGACAGCTGCGCCGTCGCGATCGTGGCGCCGTGATAGGCGAAGTCGGTGATGATCACCCCGGTGCCGCCGCTGGAATGCTGGGCGATGCGGATGGCGAGGTCGTTGGCCTCGCTGCCGGTGCAGGTGAACATGGCATGGCCGAGATGGGCCGGAACGGTACCGAGGAGTTTTTCCGCGTAGTCGAGGATGATTTCGCTGAGATAGCGTGTGTGGGTGTTGAGCGTGGCGGCCTGCCCGGACAGCGCCTCGACGACGCGCGGATGGCAGTGCCCGACCGAGGCGACGTTGTTGTAGGCGTCGAGGAATCTGCGGCCCTGGGCGTCATAGAGCCACACACCGCTGCCACGCACCAGATGGATCGGGTTGCGGTAGAAGGCGCGGTAGGTCGGCCCGAGCAGCCTGGCGCGGCGTTCAAGCAGCGCGCGCTCCGATGCCGCGTCGGCATTTGCAGGGTAAGGCGAGGACTGGGACACGAGCATCTACTCCGGATTGGAATGGTCGAGAAAATAGCGGCGGGCATCGGTGGACGACAGGCCATTCAGCCGTTCGAGCGAAGCCCAGACCTCGGTGGCGAGGCGCAGCACATAGTCGCGCTTGGCCGGAAAGCGCTCGGCCTGCCAGCTGGCGATGTTGACGATGAGCGCAAGGCGGGCACGGATCAGATCGAAAAGAATGCCGATCTCTTCGGCCTCCAGTGGCTGCACCGATTGATAGCCGGCGACAAAGCGCGCGGCCGGCGCCAGCGGATGACCTTCCGCCGGCCAGCGGTAGACCGCGCCGATGGCGAGGTCACAGATCAGCGGCGAATGGATCATGTCGCCGAAATCGAGGATGCCGCTCACGACCTCCGGCCGCGATGCGTCCATCACCACATTGTAGGAATTCATGTCGTTGTGGACGATTTGCGCGCGCAGCGTCGGGATGACCGCCGCCGCATGCTCCTCGAAGGAGTCGATCGCGCGTTCGACCATCGCTCGCCGACCAACGTCAGTGATATGGGCCATCATCGGCCGTGTCTTGGCGACCTTGCGGATGTCCCAGAGCAGGTCGCTGCCGGCGGCCGGATGGAAGAAGCCGCGCAGCGCCCGGCCAAGGCGGGCGAGGAAGATGCCGAGATTGCGATCCTGCGCCTCGGAAGTCGGTGAGCGCGACAGCAGCTGACCGGGCAGATAGGTCACTAGCCGGATGATGCGCGGCGCTGACCCACCGACGCAGATCGCGAACTGCGCCTCCCCCTCGAGGCTCTTGCGCACCGAGGGAACCGGCAAGGTGGGATCGACCGCAAGGATGTGGTCGAGCGCCTTGTTCTGGAAATCGGTGAAGCCGGCGTCTTCCGCCGGATGGGAGATCTTCAGAACGAACTCGCCCTCGCCGCCGGTCTGGATATGGAAATTGTGGTCGCGTTCGCCAGGCAGCGGACGCGCGGTGCCGGTGAGCCCATAGTGCTGGCGCAGGATGGCAAGCGCGTCGGCCGTGGGGACATCAGGCGCGTCCTCGGCGAGCGTTTCGCCGAACGCATCGGGGACGGCCGCATTCATGGCTTGGCCTCGACAGGTTCGAGGCCGCACCAGTCGGCAATGAACAGCGCGATCGTCTGGGTGACCTTGCGCACCGAGTCGAGATCGACGGCCTCGTCATAGCCATGCGGCATGCGGCAGATCGGGCCATAGACGATCGCCGGCGTGTCGGCATAGAGGCCGAAGAAGCGCGCATCGGTGGTGGCCGAAGTGACGTGTTCCGTCAGCGGCTCGCCCCAGACGGCGGTGTGGCTGCGGCGCAGTACGGCTTCCATCTCGTCGGCACCCTCCAGCACATAGCCCTCGGCCATGAAGCCATTGTAGGTGAGGCTCGGTGGGCGATTGGCCAGGAACGGGTCGGCGCGCGCCGCATCGGCGATGCAGGCCTCGAGCTCGGCTCTCGCATCCTCGAGTTTCTGGCCGGGATAGGTGGCGACGCGCATCTCGAAGACACAGCGCGCCGGAACGCTCGATGTCCATTCGCCGCCTTCGATCTTGCCGAGGTTGAAGCGGATCGGGTGCGGGTGATCGTGGAAATGCTTGTCGTCGACCTTGCGCGCGTTCCAGACGATTTCGAGCTGCTTCAGTGCCTGGACGATGACGAAGGCCTTTTCGATGGCATTGGCGCCGGCCGAGAATGCACCCGACGCATGCTGCGGATCGCCGTCGACCTCGACCCGGAACCAGATCGGCCCGACCTGCGCCCGCATCAGCCTCGGCTCCAGCGGTTCGGGAATGAAAGCGGCGTCGGCGCGGTAGCCGCGCTGCAGGCAGGCGAGCGCGCCATTGCCGGTGCATTCTTCCTCGACCACCGACTGGAGATACACGTTCGCGGCCGGCTGATAGCCGAGGCTGCGCAACGCGGCCAGCGCATAGAGGCAGGCGGACAGGCCGGCCTTCATGTCGCCGGCGCCGCGGCCATGCATCCAGCCATCCTCGATCACCGGATCGTAGGGGTCGCGCACCCAGCGGTCGATCGGTCCGGTCGGGACGACATCGATATGGCCGTTGAGGATCAGCGAGCGGCCGGTCGCGTTTCGCGGCGTGTGCGAGGCAACGACATTGAAGGCGTCGTCATAGGAGACGGCTACAGGAGAAAAACCCGGC is part of the Mesorhizobium loti genome and encodes:
- a CDS encoding branched-chain amino acid ABC transporter permease; protein product: MMDLLGYGAFFLTTALIFSLVTLGLNLQWGLTGLFNVGLAGFVAIGAYTSALLTTPDDAARLGGFGLPILVGWAGAMVVGGIAAALTGMATLRLRSDYLAITTFGVAVVVQLVALNAQKLTGGPFGIGFIPRPFGSLAETPLLFNLSNLAVVSVVTLIAYLALEHLSRSPWGRVLKALREDERAAISLGKSARFYRVQAFAVGGAIMALAGALQAHFTGFIAPDNYLPILTFQVWVMLIVGGSGSNLGAVIGSILVWAIWAGSGTLTSILFPPEQQARAAALQIAAIGVMLCVILLIRPNGLFGDRPRRPRFSKRAKVAAGESSSGS
- a CDS encoding FAD-binding oxidoreductase, producing the protein MNAAIRQEAQGASLWHAVSRNRRERPALQSGLDVDLAIVGGGFSGLSTALHAAGKGLSVAVLEAEFIAWGATGRNAGFVVPNFAKLDPVDILAHLGPSRGERLIDFAAGSADLVFRLIRQHGIDCDAVRNGWIQPAHSPAAFEKVKSRAGQWAQRGRPAVTLDRQEIEALTGVPGYVGGWMDRSGGVLNPVAYARGLADAAEKAGAKIFEQTRATSVDRMADGWMLKTPAGSVRAGKVLIATNAYGRSLNPTLQRTYFPLKVFQIATEPLPREVRSRLLPGGQGVGDTRRNLFTFRFDAENRLISGGMHILGAGADTRMPRTIWRRLGRHLGLPDLPPLACSWSGMAAVEPDFLPHLIDLGPGLIAGRACNGRGIAMTTAMGKVLAGWAAGTDARDLPLPFAAPAPIPFHAVLRHAPNMLLGWSMLRDQLDEAR
- a CDS encoding GntR family transcriptional regulator codes for the protein MLKLEHQTLNDRAYGALKQELISGGFSPGQTLVIRKLAETFGISTTPIREALQRLVAERLLEMQNNRSVIVPLLSASAFEELARIRIAVEGLAGEMAASRMSESGLVDIQATLAGMQRAIEAGDARTYLSLNEAFHFAIYQHAGAPILLNMIRDLWGRVGPYLKLLMQADRYIPRSNDAHRKIVAALEQRNGVTARMFIEEDIIMAAAVLSANLDAAG
- a CDS encoding aspartate aminotransferase family protein; its protein translation is MLVSQSSPYPANADAASERALLERRARLLGPTYRAFYRNPIHLVRGSGVWLYDAQGRRFLDAYNNVASVGHCHPRVVEALSGQAATLNTHTRYLSEIILDYAEKLLGTVPAHLGHAMFTCTGSEANDLAIRIAQHSSGGTGVIITDFAYHGATIATAQLSPAAVGAKGVPAQHRTVSAPDTFRDHGRAAHEFAKNVAAAIEDMRARNIKPAALLLDSAFSSDGIFFPDAKVMREAADHVKKAGGIVIADEVQSGFGRLGQGMWGFANYGIEPDIVTMGKPIGDGHPMGAVLVRPQLVASFGSNTGYFNTFGGNPVAAAVGLAVLEVIEGEGLIENARMVGAYTSELLRALQGRHGAVADVRHNGLYFGVELTADGDEALAATKTSAVVEAMREDGVLISSCGPRGNVLKIRPPLPFARDNAEQLAETLDRALSNW
- a CDS encoding phosphotransferase, which produces MNAAVPDAFGETLAEDAPDVPTADALAILRQHYGLTGTARPLPGERDHNFHIQTGGEGEFVLKISHPAEDAGFTDFQNKALDHILAVDPTLPVPSVRKSLEGEAQFAICVGGSAPRIIRLVTYLPGQLLSRSPTSEAQDRNLGIFLARLGRALRGFFHPAAGSDLLWDIRKVAKTRPMMAHITDVGRRAMVERAIDSFEEHAAAVIPTLRAQIVHNDMNSYNVVMDASRPEVVSGILDFGDMIHSPLICDLAIGAVYRWPAEGHPLAPAARFVAGYQSVQPLEAEEIGILFDLIRARLALIVNIASWQAERFPAKRDYVLRLATEVWASLERLNGLSSTDARRYFLDHSNPE
- a CDS encoding ArgE/DapE family deacylase yields the protein MPERIADEAILSAVDDGFARQVAFLQDLVRFPSQRGEEHAAQSFMAAAYEADGYAVDMWRVDVDAIRDLPGFSPVAVSYDDAFNVVASHTPRNATGRSLILNGHIDVVPTGPIDRWVRDPYDPVIEDGWMHGRGAGDMKAGLSACLYALAALRSLGYQPAANVYLQSVVEEECTGNGALACLQRGYRADAAFIPEPLEPRLMRAQVGPIWFRVEVDGDPQHASGAFSAGANAIEKAFVIVQALKQLEIVWNARKVDDKHFHDHPHPIRFNLGKIEGGEWTSSVPARCVFEMRVATYPGQKLEDARAELEACIADAARADPFLANRPPSLTYNGFMAEGYVLEGADEMEAVLRRSHTAVWGEPLTEHVTSATTDARFFGLYADTPAIVYGPICRMPHGYDEAVDLDSVRKVTQTIALFIADWCGLEPVEAKP